The Mycobacterium seoulense genome has a window encoding:
- the efeB gene encoding iron uptake transporter deferrochelatase/peroxidase subunit, producing the protein MTDDTTDPEEAAAVSRRHLIGGAMLAGLTGAAAGGFAGHAMAAGRNGGPGGGDDDVDLRRSYPFYGQPHQGGIATPPQRYAMFMSFSLTAGGRTELQTLLARWSAAAAVLQQGKPVGTVAPQVEVQPPGDTGEAYGLSPASLTVTIGLGPSLFGERFGLAPRRPAVFTDLPPLNGDNLDPRLRGGDLSVQACADDPQVCYHAVRNLARLGRNIVSPSWAVLGFGRASAGPGQHTPRNLLGFKDGTRNIGTDAEYDRFVWVDDNDQPWMRGGTYQVVRKIRLLLETWDVDRIGNQQRIFGRTKDEGAPLSGKAEFDTPDFAVKGADGNPLIDPMSHVGLAARENNDGIMIRRRSYNYTDGLDANGQLNAGLLFISYQKDPQDFIRLQNRLGAHDLLNEYIRHIGSAIFAVPPAPAEGHYIAQGLFG; encoded by the coding sequence GTGACCGACGACACGACCGATCCCGAGGAAGCTGCGGCGGTTTCGCGCCGGCACCTGATCGGCGGCGCCATGTTGGCCGGGCTTACCGGCGCCGCGGCCGGCGGCTTCGCGGGTCACGCGATGGCAGCCGGGCGCAACGGCGGCCCGGGCGGCGGGGACGACGACGTCGACCTGCGTCGTAGCTATCCCTTCTACGGTCAGCCGCATCAGGGCGGAATTGCCACGCCCCCACAGCGTTACGCCATGTTCATGTCCTTCTCGCTGACCGCCGGCGGGCGCACCGAGCTGCAAACCCTGCTGGCGCGCTGGTCCGCCGCGGCCGCGGTCCTGCAGCAGGGTAAGCCCGTCGGCACCGTTGCGCCGCAGGTCGAGGTGCAGCCCCCGGGGGATACCGGGGAGGCCTACGGGCTGAGCCCGGCCAGTCTCACCGTCACCATCGGACTGGGGCCGTCGCTGTTCGGCGAGCGGTTCGGGCTCGCCCCGCGGCGGCCCGCGGTGTTCACCGATCTGCCACCGCTCAACGGGGACAACCTGGATCCCCGGTTGCGCGGCGGCGACCTTTCCGTGCAAGCCTGTGCCGACGACCCGCAGGTCTGCTATCACGCGGTGCGTAACCTCGCCCGGCTGGGCCGCAACATCGTCTCACCATCCTGGGCCGTGCTGGGATTCGGGCGCGCGTCGGCCGGGCCGGGCCAGCACACCCCGCGAAATCTCCTGGGATTCAAGGACGGGACCCGCAACATCGGCACGGATGCGGAGTACGACCGGTTCGTCTGGGTCGATGACAACGACCAGCCGTGGATGCGCGGCGGGACGTATCAAGTCGTGCGCAAGATCCGGCTGCTGCTCGAGACTTGGGACGTCGACCGCATCGGCAATCAGCAGCGGATCTTCGGCCGCACCAAGGACGAGGGCGCGCCGCTGAGCGGCAAGGCCGAGTTCGATACTCCCGACTTCGCCGTCAAGGGCGCCGACGGCAATCCGCTCATCGATCCGATGTCCCACGTCGGCCTGGCCGCCCGGGAGAACAATGACGGCATCATGATCCGGCGACGGTCCTACAACTACACCGATGGCCTCGACGCCAACGGGCAACTCAACGCGGGCCTGCTGTTCATCTCGTATCAAAAGGATCCGCAAGATTTTATTCGCCTGCAGAACCGGTTGGGCGCCCACGACCTGCTCAACGAATACATCCGCCACATCGGCTCAGCAATCTT
- the efeO gene encoding iron uptake system protein EfeO, whose translation MTACSHPGGNAGRPEGGKLGGANAVKVTMANDGGKEGCALDVTSVAAGPVTFTVANTSAPGISEVELLSGQRIVGEKEDLAPGLDPVSFTVTLDGGSYQLYCPGASNEYQTLTVTGRAAARPAGTVANILNQGTKDYAAYVVNQIAQLGDGVRALDAAVRSGNIDAAKAAYAKARLFWERSESAVGGFILVGFAVGDNAGSLDYLIDMRESTPVDAKVGWKGFHAIERDLWQGKAITPATLASSSELVGNVVKLTAIVALLHYQPEDLANGASDLIEEIQNTKITGEEEAFSHIDLVDFSGNVEGAQQAYASLRPGLEQIDGKLVSQIDQQFRTVLATLDGYRESSALGGFRTYTAALKATDAPKLTAVIQPLHQSLSTVAQKVVSTG comes from the coding sequence GTGACCGCCTGCAGTCATCCGGGTGGCAACGCGGGGCGCCCTGAAGGCGGGAAACTCGGCGGCGCCAACGCGGTCAAGGTCACCATGGCCAATGATGGCGGCAAAGAGGGCTGCGCCCTGGACGTCACCAGTGTGGCCGCCGGGCCGGTGACCTTCACGGTGGCGAACACGAGCGCACCGGGGATCAGCGAAGTCGAGTTGCTCAGCGGCCAGCGGATCGTCGGCGAGAAAGAGGACCTCGCTCCCGGTCTGGATCCGGTGTCGTTCACCGTCACACTGGACGGTGGCTCGTATCAGCTGTATTGCCCCGGCGCGAGCAACGAATACCAGACGTTGACGGTGACGGGTCGGGCGGCGGCGCGGCCCGCAGGCACCGTGGCAAACATCCTCAACCAGGGGACCAAGGACTACGCGGCTTACGTCGTCAATCAGATCGCTCAGCTCGGTGACGGGGTCAGGGCACTGGACGCCGCCGTGCGGTCGGGCAACATCGACGCCGCGAAGGCCGCTTACGCCAAGGCGCGCCTCTTTTGGGAGCGTTCGGAGTCCGCGGTCGGGGGTTTCATCTTGGTGGGCTTCGCGGTCGGCGACAATGCCGGCAGCCTGGACTACCTGATCGACATGCGCGAGTCCACGCCCGTCGACGCGAAGGTCGGCTGGAAGGGATTCCACGCCATCGAGCGCGACCTGTGGCAGGGCAAAGCGATCACCCCCGCGACGTTGGCGTCCAGCTCCGAACTGGTCGGCAACGTCGTCAAGTTGACCGCTATCGTCGCCCTCCTGCATTACCAGCCGGAAGACTTGGCCAACGGTGCCAGCGATTTGATCGAAGAGATCCAGAACACCAAGATCACCGGGGAGGAGGAGGCGTTCAGCCACATCGACCTGGTCGACTTCTCCGGCAACGTGGAAGGCGCCCAGCAGGCCTATGCGTCGCTGCGGCCGGGCCTGGAGCAGATCGACGGCAAGCTGGTCAGCCAGATCGATCAGCAATTCCGCACGGTGCTGGCGACTTTGGACGGGTATCGCGAGTCCTCCGCGCTGGGCGGCTTCCGGACCTACACGGCCGCGCTGAAGGCCACCGACGCGCCGAAGCTGACCGCGGTCATCCAGCCCCTGCACCAGAGCCTGTCGACGGTCGCGCAAAAAGTCGTCTCGACCGGCTGA
- a CDS encoding DUF3097 domain-containing protein has protein sequence MVDRYGTDVLAVGRRKPRSTEHPAELGLVVEDVQSGYVGAVVRVEYGRVDLEDRRGHVRGFPLGPGYLLEGRPVILTAPRRAAPAAAGRTASGSVVVPGVRARVARASRIYVEGRHDAELIAQVWGEDLRIEGVVVEHLGGVDDLVDIVSEFAPAPGRRLGVLVDHLVAGSKEARIADAVRRGPGGTDTLVVGHPYVDIWQAVKPQRLGLAGWPDVPRHIEWKHGACRALGLPHANQADIARAWRHIRSRVRDWNDLEPALISRVEELIDFVTQPSP, from the coding sequence GTGGTTGATCGCTATGGAACCGATGTCCTTGCCGTGGGCCGGCGCAAGCCGCGCTCGACCGAGCACCCCGCCGAACTCGGCCTGGTGGTCGAGGACGTGCAGAGCGGATACGTCGGCGCGGTGGTACGAGTCGAGTACGGGCGGGTCGATCTGGAAGACCGGCGTGGGCACGTGCGTGGTTTTCCGTTGGGCCCAGGCTATTTGCTCGAGGGCCGTCCGGTGATCCTCACGGCGCCGCGGCGGGCGGCGCCTGCCGCAGCCGGGAGGACGGCGTCCGGCTCGGTCGTCGTGCCTGGCGTGCGCGCCCGGGTCGCCCGCGCCAGCCGGATCTACGTCGAGGGCCGCCACGACGCCGAACTCATCGCGCAGGTGTGGGGCGAGGACCTGCGCATCGAGGGTGTCGTCGTCGAGCACCTCGGCGGCGTGGACGACTTGGTGGACATCGTGTCTGAGTTCGCGCCCGCGCCCGGGCGCCGGCTCGGCGTGCTCGTCGATCACCTCGTCGCAGGTTCGAAGGAAGCGCGGATCGCCGACGCGGTGCGGCGCGGCCCGGGTGGCACCGACACCCTGGTCGTCGGTCATCCCTACGTCGACATCTGGCAGGCCGTGAAGCCCCAGCGGCTCGGGTTGGCCGGCTGGCCGGATGTGCCGCGGCACATCGAGTGGAAGCACGGCGCGTGCCGGGCGCTCGGCCTGCCCCACGCCAACCAGGCGGACATCGCCAGGGCCTGGCGCCACATTCGGTCCCGGGTGCGCGACTGGAACGACCTCGAGCCGGCGCTGATCAGCCGCGTCGAGGAACTCATCGACTTCGTGACGCAGCCGTCCCCATGA
- a CDS encoding DUF3349 domain-containing protein: MDLALWVSSIVAFVRAGYPAGMPTTGYAPLAALARRRLCDDEIKAIATKLMRRQFWPINPVDIGVEITRITNQLPVPADIERVEHRLHEIRCARG; this comes from the coding sequence ATGGACCTGGCACTTTGGGTGTCGAGCATTGTGGCTTTCGTGCGGGCCGGCTACCCCGCCGGGATGCCCACGACCGGGTATGCGCCCCTGGCCGCCTTGGCTCGCCGACGGCTGTGCGACGACGAGATCAAGGCCATCGCAACCAAACTCATGAGGCGCCAATTCTGGCCGATCAACCCCGTTGATATCGGCGTCGAAATCACCCGGATCACGAACCAATTGCCCGTGCCGGCCGACATCGAGCGGGTCGAGCATCGCCTCCACGAGATCCGCTGCGCGCGGGGATAG
- a CDS encoding patatin-like phospholipase family protein — MEAAVIASRADLVCEGGGVRGIGLVGAVDALSAAGYRFPRVAGSSAGAVVASLVAALQVAGEPLSRLAEVMRTIDYRKFLDRNLIGEVPLIGGALSLLVSDGVYRGAYLERLLSGLLADMGVRTFGDLRTGEEPDQFAWSLVVTASDLSRRRLVRIPWDLGSYGIDPDDFPVARAVHASSAIPYVFEPVRVGGATWVDGGLLSDFPVELFDRPDAEPRWPTFGIRLSARPGIPPTHPVHGPVSLGIAAIETLVSNQDNAYIDDPCTVRRTIFVPAEEVSPIDFNITAEQRDALYQRGLQAGQEFLRTWSYPDYLAACGGPEKGAP; from the coding sequence ATGGAGGCAGCCGTGATCGCGTCCCGCGCGGATCTGGTGTGCGAGGGGGGCGGCGTCCGCGGGATCGGGCTGGTCGGCGCGGTCGACGCGCTGTCCGCGGCTGGCTACCGGTTTCCGCGCGTCGCAGGAAGCAGCGCGGGCGCGGTCGTCGCGTCGCTGGTAGCCGCGCTGCAGGTCGCGGGCGAGCCGCTGAGCCGGCTCGCGGAGGTGATGCGGACCATCGACTATCGGAAATTCCTGGACCGCAACCTGATCGGAGAGGTGCCACTGATCGGTGGGGCGCTGTCGCTGTTGGTGTCCGACGGTGTCTACCGCGGTGCCTATTTGGAGCGGCTGCTCTCCGGCCTGCTGGCCGACATGGGCGTGCGGACGTTCGGCGACCTACGCACGGGCGAAGAACCGGACCAGTTCGCATGGTCGCTCGTCGTGACGGCCAGTGACCTGTCCCGGCGCCGGCTGGTGCGCATCCCGTGGGACCTCGGTTCCTACGGGATCGACCCCGACGACTTTCCGGTGGCCCGCGCCGTGCACGCCTCGTCGGCGATTCCCTATGTGTTCGAGCCCGTCCGGGTGGGCGGCGCCACCTGGGTCGACGGCGGCCTGCTGTCGGATTTCCCCGTGGAGCTGTTCGACCGCCCCGACGCGGAGCCGCGATGGCCGACCTTCGGCATCCGTTTGTCCGCGCGACCCGGCATCCCGCCCACCCATCCGGTCCACGGGCCAGTCTCCTTGGGAATCGCCGCGATAGAGACACTGGTGAGCAACCAGGACAACGCATACATCGACGATCCGTGCACCGTACGGCGCACCATCTTCGTCCCCGCCGAGGAGGTCAGCCCGATCGACTTCAACATCACCGCCGAGCAACGCGACGCCCTGTATCAACGAGGATTGCAGGCGGGCCAAGAGTTTCTGCGGACGTGGAGCTACCCGGACTACCTGGCCGCATGCGGCGGACCGGAGAAGGGCGCGCCGTAG
- a CDS encoding ABC transporter ATP-binding protein: protein MASVTFEQATRRYAGADRPALDGLDLEVGDGEFVVLVGPSGCGKTTSLRMVAGLETLDSGRIRIGDRDVTTVDPKDRDVAMVFQNYALYPHMTVAQNMGFALKIAKTPKAEIRDRVLDAAKLLDLQPYLDRKPKDLSGGQRQRVAMGRAIVRRPQVFLMDEPLSNLDAKLRVQTRNQIAALQRRLGTTTVYVTHDQVEAMTMGDRVAVLRDGLLQQFAVPRELYRNPVNVFVAGFIGSPAMNLFTLPIVDSTVSLGDWPIPLPRQLADTASEVVVGVRPEHFELGTLGVEMEIDVVEELGADAYIYGRITGSGKVIDQPVVARADGRRPPEKGSRVRLHPEPGHLHFFDVDGQRIC from the coding sequence ATGGCCTCGGTAACTTTCGAGCAGGCGACGCGCCGCTACGCCGGAGCCGATCGTCCGGCCCTGGACGGCCTCGATCTGGAGGTCGGTGACGGCGAGTTCGTCGTGCTGGTCGGGCCCTCCGGATGCGGCAAGACGACCTCGCTGCGGATGGTAGCGGGACTGGAGACGCTGGACTCCGGACGCATCCGAATCGGCGACCGCGACGTCACCACCGTCGACCCCAAGGACCGTGACGTCGCGATGGTCTTCCAGAACTACGCGCTGTACCCGCACATGACCGTCGCGCAGAACATGGGGTTCGCCCTGAAGATCGCCAAGACACCGAAGGCCGAGATTCGCGACCGGGTCCTGGACGCGGCGAAACTGCTTGACCTGCAACCATATCTGGACCGCAAGCCCAAGGACCTCTCCGGTGGGCAACGCCAGCGGGTGGCGATGGGACGCGCGATCGTGCGCCGACCGCAGGTGTTCCTGATGGACGAGCCGCTGTCCAATCTCGACGCCAAACTGCGGGTGCAAACCCGCAACCAGATCGCGGCGCTGCAACGGCGGCTCGGCACCACCACCGTCTATGTCACCCATGACCAGGTGGAGGCGATGACCATGGGCGACCGCGTCGCCGTGCTGCGCGACGGTCTGTTGCAACAATTCGCCGTGCCGCGCGAGCTGTACCGTAATCCCGTCAACGTCTTCGTCGCGGGTTTCATCGGGTCGCCCGCGATGAACCTGTTCACCCTGCCGATCGTCGATTCCACGGTGTCGCTGGGGGATTGGCCCATCCCGCTCCCACGGCAGCTGGCCGACACCGCGAGTGAAGTCGTCGTCGGCGTCCGTCCCGAGCATTTCGAACTGGGCACCCTGGGCGTCGAGATGGAGATCGATGTGGTCGAGGAACTCGGCGCGGACGCTTACATCTACGGCCGAATCACCGGCTCCGGCAAGGTCATCGACCAGCCCGTCGTCGCGCGCGCCGACGGGCGCCGACCACCGGAAAAGGGCAGCCGGGTGCGCCTGCACCCCGAACCGGGGCACCTGCACTTCTTCGATGTGGACGGCCAACGAATCTGCTGA
- a CDS encoding carbohydrate ABC transporter permease translates to MVSAERLFTRHVVRGVLVYTALIGIAWCWLFPIAWAVSGSLKREGEITEPRLFPAHPRWSNYTEVFSLLPFARMFFNTVLYAGCVTAGQVFFCSLAGYAFARLQFRGRDTLFVLYLGTLMVPLTVTVIPQFILMRTVGWVDTPWSMIVPGLFGSAFGTYLMRQFFRTLPTDLEEAAILDGCSPWQIYWRILLPHARPAVMVLAVLTWVNVWNDFLWPLLMLQRNSLATLTLGLVRLRGEYVARWPIIMATSMLIMLPLVIVYAVAQRSFVRGIAVTGLNG, encoded by the coding sequence GTGGTCTCAGCTGAGCGCTTGTTCACGCGCCATGTCGTTCGTGGCGTGCTGGTCTACACCGCGTTGATCGGCATCGCCTGGTGCTGGTTGTTCCCGATCGCCTGGGCGGTGTCCGGCTCGTTGAAGAGGGAGGGCGAGATCACCGAGCCGAGACTGTTTCCCGCGCATCCGAGGTGGTCCAACTACACCGAGGTGTTCTCGTTGCTGCCCTTCGCGCGAATGTTCTTCAACACCGTGCTGTACGCCGGGTGCGTGACCGCGGGGCAGGTCTTTTTCTGCTCGCTGGCTGGATACGCGTTCGCCCGGCTGCAATTTCGCGGTCGCGACACGCTGTTCGTGCTATACCTGGGCACATTGATGGTGCCGCTGACCGTGACAGTGATCCCGCAGTTCATCTTGATGCGGACCGTCGGGTGGGTCGACACTCCGTGGTCGATGATCGTGCCCGGCTTGTTCGGCAGCGCATTCGGCACCTACCTGATGCGGCAGTTCTTCCGGACTCTTCCGACGGACCTGGAAGAGGCGGCGATACTCGACGGTTGCTCGCCGTGGCAGATCTATTGGCGAATCCTGTTGCCGCATGCCCGGCCCGCGGTGATGGTGCTGGCGGTACTCACGTGGGTCAACGTCTGGAACGACTTCCTGTGGCCGCTGCTGATGCTCCAGCGCAACAGCCTGGCCACGCTGACCCTCGGCCTGGTGCGGCTACGGGGCGAGTATGTCGCGCGCTGGCCGATCATCATGGCGACGTCGATGCTGATCATGCTGCCGTTGGTCATCGTCTACGCGGTCGCGCAGCGCTCATTCGTCAGGGGTATCGCCGTCACGGGACTCAACGGATAA
- a CDS encoding carbohydrate ABC transporter permease, with translation MTSVDTSPAPGPLTRKPAKGAGPWRRRARAGRLFVAPNLAAVAVFMLFPLGFSLYMSFQRWDVFRPPKFVGFKNFQDLFTSDPLFLIAIRNTVIFTLGTVVPTVVVSLVVAGVLNRKVRGIGIFRTIVFLPLAISSVVMAVVWQFVFNTDNGLLNIMLGWVGIGPVPWLVEPRWAMASLCIVSVWRSVPFATVILLAAMQGVPETVYEAARIDGAGEIRQFVSITVPLIRGSISFVGVISIIHAFQAFDMVYVLNGANGGPETATYVLGIMLFQHAFSFLEFGYASALAWVMFAILLVLTVVQLRITRQRSWETFRGLS, from the coding sequence ATGACATCCGTCGACACCAGCCCGGCGCCGGGACCCCTCACCCGCAAACCCGCCAAGGGCGCGGGCCCCTGGCGACGGCGGGCCCGGGCCGGCCGCCTTTTCGTCGCGCCGAACCTGGCCGCGGTCGCGGTGTTCATGCTGTTCCCGCTCGGATTCTCGCTGTACATGAGCTTTCAGCGCTGGGACGTCTTCAGACCGCCGAAGTTCGTGGGCTTCAAGAACTTCCAAGACCTGTTCACCTCGGATCCGCTTTTTCTCATCGCCATCCGCAACACCGTCATCTTCACCCTGGGAACGGTCGTGCCGACCGTCGTCGTCAGCCTCGTGGTAGCCGGCGTGCTGAACCGGAAGGTCAGGGGCATCGGCATCTTCCGCACCATTGTCTTTCTGCCGCTGGCCATCTCGTCGGTGGTCATGGCGGTCGTATGGCAGTTCGTCTTCAACACCGACAACGGGTTGCTCAACATCATGCTGGGATGGGTCGGGATCGGCCCGGTCCCGTGGCTGGTCGAACCCCGATGGGCCATGGCCTCGCTGTGCATCGTCAGTGTCTGGCGCAGCGTGCCGTTCGCCACCGTCATCCTGCTCGCGGCGATGCAGGGGGTTCCCGAGACCGTCTACGAGGCGGCCCGAATCGACGGGGCGGGCGAGATACGTCAGTTCGTGTCCATCACGGTGCCCTTGATCCGCGGGTCGATATCATTTGTGGGCGTCATCTCGATCATCCACGCTTTCCAGGCTTTCGACATGGTGTACGTCCTCAACGGAGCGAACGGCGGACCCGAAACCGCCACGTATGTGTTGGGCATCATGCTGTTCCAGCATGCGTTCTCCTTCCTGGAATTCGGGTACGCGTCCGCGCTGGCATGGGTCATGTTCGCCATCCTGCTGGTGCTGACCGTGGTGCAGCTGCGGATCACTCGGCAACGGTCTTGGGAGACGTTTCGTGGTCTCAGCTGA
- a CDS encoding ABC transporter substrate-binding protein: protein MLDKPFGRRGLLRGAGALTAASLASWAAGCALEEDALTFFFAANPDERDARMRIVDEFQRRHPDIKVRPVLSAPGVMQQLSTFCAGGKCPDVLMAWDLTYAELAARGVLLDLNTMLAGDRGFAAELKSDGVGALYDTFTFNGGQYALPEQWSGNYLFYNKRLFAEAGMPPPPRTWRQPWSFTDFLNTATALTQRDRSGRVTQWGFVNIFVSYYSAGLFAMNNGVPWSTPLKNPAHFNFGDDGFIEAVQFYADLANKHKVAPNASEVQSMSTPDLFASGRAAMAMGGHWRYQTFIRADGLDFDVTSLPVGPRRLGQPAHSNIGSTGLAISASSPRKEQAWEFVKFATGPVGQALIGESSLFVPVLRSALNSPGFAEAHRNVGNLAVLTEGPEYSEGLPVTPAWEKVVALMDRSFGPVLRGSRPATSLAGLSPAIDEVLRTP from the coding sequence ATGCTCGATAAGCCGTTCGGGCGGCGCGGCCTGCTGCGGGGTGCCGGCGCGCTCACCGCGGCATCGCTGGCGTCGTGGGCGGCCGGCTGCGCTCTCGAAGAAGACGCGCTGACGTTCTTCTTCGCGGCCAATCCCGACGAACGCGACGCCAGGATGCGCATCGTCGACGAGTTCCAGCGCCGCCACCCCGACATCAAGGTCCGCCCGGTGCTTTCGGCGCCGGGCGTGATGCAGCAGCTGTCGACGTTCTGCGCCGGCGGTAAGTGCCCGGACGTGTTGATGGCGTGGGATCTCACCTATGCCGAGTTGGCCGCCCGGGGCGTGCTGTTGGACCTCAACACGATGCTGGCCGGCGATCGGGGCTTCGCGGCCGAGCTGAAGTCGGACGGCGTCGGGGCGCTGTATGACACCTTCACCTTCAACGGCGGCCAATACGCCCTCCCGGAGCAGTGGTCCGGAAACTACCTGTTCTACAACAAGCGGCTGTTCGCCGAGGCCGGGATGCCGCCCCCGCCCCGAACGTGGCGGCAGCCGTGGAGTTTCACCGACTTCTTGAACACCGCGACCGCGCTGACCCAGCGGGACCGTTCCGGGCGGGTGACCCAATGGGGTTTCGTCAACATTTTTGTTTCGTACTATTCGGCAGGCCTGTTCGCGATGAACAACGGGGTGCCGTGGTCCACCCCGCTGAAGAACCCGGCCCACTTCAACTTCGGGGACGACGGCTTCATCGAGGCGGTGCAGTTCTATGCCGACCTGGCCAACAAGCACAAGGTCGCGCCCAATGCGTCCGAGGTGCAATCGATGTCCACCCCCGACCTGTTCGCGTCGGGCAGGGCGGCGATGGCGATGGGCGGCCACTGGCGCTACCAGACCTTCATCCGGGCCGACGGCCTGGATTTCGACGTCACCTCGTTGCCGGTGGGGCCGCGCCGGCTGGGGCAGCCCGCCCATTCCAACATCGGTTCCACCGGACTGGCCATCTCCGCGAGCAGTCCGCGGAAGGAGCAGGCATGGGAATTCGTGAAGTTCGCGACCGGACCCGTCGGGCAGGCGTTGATCGGTGAATCCAGCCTCTTCGTGCCGGTGCTGCGATCCGCCCTCAATTCGCCGGGATTCGCCGAGGCCCACCGGAACGTCGGCAACCTCGCCGTGCTCACCGAGGGACCCGAATACTCCGAAGGCCTGCCGGTCACCCCGGCGTGGGAGAAGGTCGTGGCGCTGATGGACCGCAGCTTCGGGCCGGTGCTACGTGGATCGCGGCCCGCGACATCCCTGGCCGGCCTGTCGCCCGCCATCGACGAGGTGTTGCGCACCCCATGA
- a CDS encoding sigma-70 family RNA polymerase sigma factor: protein MTAPKNLADLAQRFDADRRHLRSVAFQLLGSAADADDAVQSAWLKASRADFGAVDNVTGWFTTITAREALDQLRVRKRRAEQPLATADELDRLTAAASAADEDTLLTESVSNALLVVLDRLSPAQRVAFVLHDLFAMPFEKIAGVLDRSPEATKKLASRARGRLQADPVGAPERAAKHLEIVDAFLAASRGGDIAALLELLAPDVVRTVDRALVPDEVPTELRGAKRVAEETRRFAQRARAGAVVLIDGAPGIVIAPQGRAQVLLLVAVGADDRIHAIDIVGDADRIDKAVLALPRRPIQQHHSRIGYQGHQTPPAGRPATGREREHHAR, encoded by the coding sequence ATGACCGCCCCGAAGAACTTGGCCGACCTCGCGCAGCGTTTCGACGCGGACCGGCGACACCTGAGATCCGTCGCCTTCCAACTGCTGGGCTCGGCCGCCGACGCCGACGACGCCGTCCAGTCGGCATGGCTCAAGGCCAGCCGTGCGGATTTCGGCGCGGTCGACAACGTCACCGGCTGGTTCACCACGATCACCGCCCGCGAGGCGCTCGATCAGCTCCGGGTGCGCAAGAGGCGTGCCGAGCAACCGCTCGCCACCGCCGACGAACTGGACCGGCTCACCGCGGCCGCGTCGGCGGCGGACGAGGACACGCTTCTGACGGAGTCGGTGAGCAACGCCCTGCTCGTGGTGCTCGACCGGCTCTCACCGGCGCAGCGCGTCGCGTTCGTGCTGCACGACCTGTTCGCGATGCCGTTCGAGAAGATCGCCGGCGTGCTGGACCGGTCGCCGGAAGCCACGAAGAAGCTGGCAAGCCGGGCGCGTGGGCGGCTGCAGGCCGACCCGGTCGGCGCACCCGAGCGCGCCGCGAAGCACCTCGAGATCGTCGACGCGTTTCTCGCGGCGTCGCGTGGCGGTGACATCGCCGCGCTGCTCGAACTGCTGGCCCCGGACGTGGTCCGCACGGTGGACCGGGCGCTGGTCCCCGACGAGGTGCCGACCGAGCTGCGCGGCGCCAAGCGGGTTGCGGAGGAGACCCGCCGATTCGCTCAGCGGGCGCGCGCCGGGGCGGTGGTGCTCATCGACGGGGCACCGGGCATCGTCATCGCGCCACAGGGGCGCGCTCAGGTGCTGTTGCTGGTCGCCGTCGGAGCCGATGACCGCATCCACGCGATCGACATCGTCGGCGACGCCGACCGCATCGACAAGGCCGTTCTGGCACTGCCGCGTCGGCCAATCCAGCAACACCACAGCCGCATCGGGTACCAAGGACATCAGACACCGCCGGCCGGGCGGCCGGCTACCGGGCGAGAACGGGAGCACCATGCTCGATAA
- a CDS encoding DoxX family protein has protein sequence MNAAYVVVTLATAAITAGIAVADLVPAGFVLANSAEVGVPRSWLPALGVVKLAGAAGLVVGLVGLPTLGIAAAAGLVLFFVGAVVTHLRARILYNIAFPGAYLCLSTATLALMVVHRAG, from the coding sequence ATGAACGCCGCATACGTCGTGGTCACGTTGGCCACCGCGGCCATCACCGCCGGGATCGCGGTTGCCGATCTCGTTCCCGCGGGATTCGTCCTGGCGAATTCGGCCGAGGTCGGGGTGCCCCGTTCGTGGTTGCCGGCGCTGGGTGTGGTCAAGCTGGCCGGCGCAGCGGGGCTGGTCGTGGGCCTGGTGGGCCTGCCCACGTTGGGAATCGCGGCCGCCGCCGGCCTGGTGCTGTTCTTCGTCGGCGCGGTCGTGACACACCTACGCGCGCGGATCCTCTACAACATCGCGTTTCCCGGCGCGTACTTGTGCTTGTCGACGGCGACGCTGGCGTTGATGGTTGTGCACCGAGCCGGCTAG